A window of Patescibacteria group bacterium contains these coding sequences:
- a CDS encoding toll/interleukin-1 receptor domain-containing protein: MPISEDRLISVFVSYAHADRRWLDRLIIHLSPLHKQYEIDIWEDTKIKPGSKWRKEIQEAVKRANIAVLIVSADFLASDFIRTNELPPLLKAAEEEGALILPIIASPSLFLKDTHLSQFQAVNNPSEPLISAREGDREKVFVRVAEVIIERAAGDRKRVTTSGKDKQVNKQENFLEHDIWNRLIKIGDWIFDEANARIIGSGQQAYLISRDEYGDVPFEINTKLEFTNFSYPVKGESLGMNAGIIFGWNQDKEFPRYYNILISGSDILLERIGFQGNAAHRDYEHITEAVELRIEKATSLNFKVLVGNEMIEIFVNNRSILAAKRPTGVVGRVGIRPWRSKMDCTAFTVVTQS; this comes from the coding sequence ATGCCAATTTCAGAAGATAGACTAATTAGTGTTTTTGTAAGTTATGCCCATGCTGATAGAAGATGGTTAGATCGACTTATAATTCATCTATCGCCGCTTCATAAACAATATGAGATTGATATTTGGGAGGATACAAAAATAAAACCAGGCTCTAAATGGCGCAAAGAAATTCAAGAAGCGGTAAAAAGGGCAAACATTGCCGTGCTTATTGTGAGTGCGGATTTTTTAGCATCTGATTTTATCCGTACGAATGAATTGCCTCCATTGTTGAAAGCGGCTGAAGAAGAAGGCGCTTTAATATTGCCTATTATTGCTAGTCCAAGTTTATTTTTGAAAGATACTCATTTATCACAGTTTCAGGCAGTAAATAATCCATCTGAACCATTGATTTCAGCTAGGGAGGGAGATCGAGAGAAGGTTTTTGTCAGAGTCGCAGAAGTAATTATTGAAAGAGCGGCGGGGGATCGTAAGCGAGTTACAACCAGCGGTAAAGATAAGCAGGTCAATAAACAAGAAAATTTTCTTGAACACGATATTTGGAATCGATTAATAAAAATTGGCGATTGGATCTTTGATGAAGCCAATGCGCGGATAATCGGTTCCGGTCAGCAAGCTTATTTGATTTCAAGAGATGAGTATGGTGACGTACCTTTTGAGATTAATACTAAACTAGAGTTCACGAATTTCTCATATCCGGTCAAGGGAGAAAGTTTAGGTATGAACGCTGGAATAATATTCGGATGGAACCAAGATAAAGAATTCCCGCGCTATTATAATATTTTGATTTCGGGCTCAGACATATTGCTTGAGCGCATAGGCTTTCAAGGAAACGCGGCCCACCGTGATTATGAACATATTACAGAAGCTGTTGAATTAAGAATTGAAAAAGCAACGTCATTAAATTTTAAGGTGCTGGTGGGTAATGAAATGATAGAAATCTTTGTAAACAACCGTTCAATTTTAGCGGCAAAGCGCCCAACTGGCGTCGTTGGGAGAGTTGGCATAAGACCCTGGCGGAGCAAAATGGACTGC